The following proteins come from a genomic window of Gottfriedia acidiceleris:
- a CDS encoding DUF47 domain-containing protein, whose translation MFFGQKKDVFFEKLLSIAENLHVSSKYYVEFKIKNASDLKKFQEEMKEYETKGDKFIHSLIVELNKTFITPIEREDILQLAMKMDDVLDGFEHCSARFEMYSITSADEYMVKFVDILQKAVEEILLAVKLLSNKKLLEIRVHAIKIKDYESQCDELLRTSIKQLFMNEKDPIKIIQYKEIYENLESVADSAQDVANTLEQIIMRNA comes from the coding sequence AAAAAAAGGATGTATTCTTTGAAAAGCTTTTAAGTATCGCGGAGAACTTGCACGTATCATCAAAGTATTACGTTGAATTTAAAATAAAAAATGCAAGCGACTTAAAGAAGTTTCAAGAAGAAATGAAAGAATATGAAACAAAAGGTGATAAGTTTATTCACTCTTTAATCGTTGAATTAAACAAAACTTTTATTACTCCAATTGAGCGAGAAGATATTTTACAACTTGCAATGAAAATGGATGATGTATTAGATGGATTTGAACATTGTTCAGCACGATTTGAAATGTATTCAATCACTTCTGCTGATGAGTATATGGTTAAATTCGTTGATATTCTTCAAAAAGCTGTTGAAGAAATTTTACTTGCAGTTAAATTACTTTCAAATAAAAAATTATTAGAAATCCGTGTTCATGCAATTAAAATTAAGGATTACGAGTCTCAATGTGATGAGCTATTACGTACATCAATTAAACAATTATTTATGAATGAAAAAGATCCAATTAAAATTATTCAGTATAAAGAAATCTACGAAAATCTAGAATCTGTAGCTGATAGTGCGCAGGATGTTGCAAACACACTTGAGCAAATTATCATGCGAAATGCGTAA
- a CDS encoding inorganic phosphate transporter has translation MEHLFLLTILIVIFAFLFDFINGFHDTANAIATSVSTKALKPRTAILLAAIMNFIGAITFTGVAKTITTGIVDPITIEGSKGLVVVIAALLGGIFWNLLTWYFGIPSSSSHAIIGAIAGAAVSAKGFDVLEADGFIKIIEALLISPVIAITLGFIVMTILAAIFRRSNLSKTNKGFRLVQIFTASLQSFTHGTNDAQKAMGIIMIALIAAKIEPAGADVPLWVRIGCALAMAIGTSVGGWKIIKTVGGKIMKIRPINGAAADLSSAAIIFTFTALHLPVSTTHVISSSIMGVGSAQRVKDVNWGTAQRMVITWIITIPISATVAAIFYQILKLILL, from the coding sequence ATGGAGCATTTATTTTTACTTACGATTTTAATCGTGATTTTTGCATTTTTGTTTGATTTTATTAATGGATTCCATGATACTGCAAATGCAATTGCAACGTCAGTTTCAACAAAAGCATTGAAACCACGTACAGCTATTTTATTAGCCGCAATAATGAATTTCATTGGTGCGATTACATTTACAGGTGTTGCAAAAACGATTACAACTGGTATCGTTGATCCGATTACGATTGAGGGATCAAAAGGACTAGTTGTCGTAATTGCAGCTTTATTAGGCGGTATATTTTGGAACTTATTAACTTGGTATTTTGGAATTCCAAGTAGTTCTTCTCATGCAATCATTGGTGCAATAGCTGGTGCAGCTGTCTCTGCAAAAGGATTTGACGTTTTAGAGGCGGACGGTTTTATTAAAATTATCGAAGCTTTATTAATTTCTCCTGTTATTGCAATTACGCTTGGTTTTATCGTTATGACAATTTTAGCAGCTATTTTCCGTCGATCTAACCTTTCTAAAACTAATAAAGGCTTTAGATTAGTCCAAATTTTCACTGCTTCTTTACAGTCATTTACTCACGGTACAAATGACGCACAAAAAGCAATGGGGATTATCATGATTGCTTTAATTGCCGCTAAAATTGAACCTGCAGGTGCAGATGTTCCTTTATGGGTTCGTATCGGTTGTGCTTTGGCAATGGCTATTGGTACATCAGTTGGTGGATGGAAAATTATTAAAACTGTTGGTGGAAAAATCATGAAAATCCGCCCGATTAATGGTGCAGCAGCTGACTTATCATCAGCAGCTATTATTTTCACATTTACTGCTTTACATTTACCAGTAAGTACAACTCACGTAATTTCTTCTTCTATTATGGGGGTAGGTTCTGCTCAACGTGTTAAAGACGTAAACTGGGGTACTGCTCAACGTATGGTAATAACATGGATTATTACCATTCCAATTTCAGCAACAGTAGCTGCAATTTTCTATCAAATTTTAAAACTAATCTTACTTTAA
- a CDS encoding D-alanyl-D-alanine carboxypeptidase family protein, translating into MKSTFNNIMKLCLSVSLISSFFIQKTVHADEINLFSDKAISILADSGEVIYSKNANKVDFPASTTKIMTAMVMMDHLKENDKIQMTKKSLKEEKSNSQILFSEGEVLDRNTALKTMMILSANDLAYAIGERVGGNMDNFVKMMNEKAKKIGANHTNFMNPNGLHNVNHYTTAHDLAMITKEALKYPLIIQAMGTKDARISTSKQKNVYIFNRGKMFKNPYFYAGKTGYTDSARNTLIEIDKKDGQMIINILLRSSKPQYLQDIKLLDSYAFSRIHKKTLIKQSDWQRELKIKKNLIQTKIPSDLSFLTALGTNTNYHIKIKPLHAIDKSYKENGISKNQKLGRVEVWTNNEELFSTELLAAKSYDRPTILSMNTFVIAGTVILLLVLIYFITKPKRKREYM; encoded by the coding sequence ATGAAATCTACTTTTAATAATATTATGAAATTATGTCTTAGTGTAAGCTTAATTAGTAGCTTCTTTATTCAAAAAACTGTACATGCAGACGAAATAAACCTATTTAGTGATAAGGCAATTTCAATATTGGCTGATAGTGGGGAAGTAATTTATAGTAAGAATGCAAATAAAGTTGATTTCCCAGCTAGCACAACTAAAATAATGACCGCAATGGTTATGATGGATCATTTAAAAGAGAATGATAAAATTCAAATGACAAAAAAAAGCCTAAAAGAAGAAAAGAGTAATTCCCAAATTCTTTTTTCTGAAGGTGAGGTTTTAGATCGAAATACAGCATTAAAAACAATGATGATTTTAAGTGCGAATGATTTAGCCTATGCTATTGGTGAACGAGTTGGCGGAAATATGGACAACTTTGTAAAAATGATGAATGAAAAAGCAAAAAAGATTGGCGCAAATCATACAAATTTCATGAATCCAAATGGTCTTCACAATGTAAATCATTATACAACTGCACATGACTTAGCTATGATTACAAAGGAAGCTTTAAAATACCCATTAATTATTCAAGCAATGGGTACAAAAGATGCTCGTATTAGTACATCTAAGCAAAAGAATGTATATATTTTTAATCGTGGAAAAATGTTTAAAAATCCTTACTTTTATGCAGGGAAAACTGGATATACTGATTCTGCTAGGAATACTTTAATTGAAATAGATAAAAAAGACGGCCAAATGATTATTAATATTTTATTGCGCTCATCAAAACCGCAATATCTACAAGATATTAAGTTATTAGATTCTTATGCATTTTCAAGAATCCATAAAAAAACGCTTATAAAACAGAGTGATTGGCAAAGAGAATTAAAAATTAAAAAAAATTTAATTCAAACAAAAATACCAAGCGATTTATCCTTTTTGACTGCACTAGGCACGAATACAAATTATCATATTAAAATAAAACCTTTACATGCAATAGATAAGTCATACAAGGAAAATGGTATTTCTAAAAATCAAAAACTTGGTAGAGTTGAAGTATGGACGAATAACGAAGAACTTTTCAGTACTGAGTTATTAGCTGCTAAATCATATGACCGACCAACCATCCTTTCTATGAATACATTCGTAATTGCAGGAACGGTAATTTTACTTTTAGTGCTAATTTATTTTATTACAAAGCCAAAAAGGAAAAGAGAATATATGTAA
- a CDS encoding DNA alkylation repair protein, producing MDNYSTELMRFFKEHINNENRPAMEAYMKNRFTFLGIKAPERNVLFRQFRMSNGEPPNLDSIIDIWSLEEREFQYIALTCLDRQYKKAELERIKLYEQLVVEKSWWDTVDTIAGRLISYHFLIYPELIDEHANRWISSDNMWLNRVALLFQMKFKEKTDQERLFHYCRLLKESKEFFIQKAIGWALREYSYINPIEVELFLKKTNLSPLSKREGLKYIEKLKY from the coding sequence ATGGATAACTATTCAACAGAGTTAATGAGATTTTTTAAGGAACATATAAATAATGAAAATCGGCCTGCAATGGAAGCTTATATGAAAAATAGATTTACATTTTTAGGAATTAAAGCTCCAGAACGAAATGTACTATTTAGACAGTTTCGAATGAGTAATGGTGAACCACCAAACTTAGATTCAATAATAGATATTTGGAGCTTAGAAGAAAGAGAATTTCAATATATTGCATTAACATGTTTAGATCGCCAGTATAAAAAAGCAGAGCTCGAACGGATTAAATTATATGAACAACTAGTAGTCGAAAAGTCTTGGTGGGATACTGTTGATACGATTGCTGGACGATTAATTAGTTATCATTTTTTAATCTATCCAGAACTGATTGATGAGCACGCTAACAGGTGGATCTCTTCGGATAATATGTGGTTGAATAGAGTAGCGTTATTATTTCAAATGAAGTTTAAGGAGAAAACGGATCAGGAACGTTTATTTCATTATTGCCGTCTACTCAAAGAAAGCAAAGAATTTTTCATTCAAAAAGCAATAGGTTGGGCTTTAAGAGAGTATTCCTATATAAATCCTATAGAGGTTGAATTATTTTTAAAAAAAACTAATTTATCACCTTTAAGCAAAAGGGAGGGATTAAAATATATTGAAAAATTAAAGTATTAG
- a CDS encoding MFS transporter, translating to MQPAVNTKVINQSTMYQILFAISLGHLLNDSMQAVVPAIFPILEKTMNLTYTEIGFIAFALNMTSSVMQPVFGIFSDRKPSPFLLPIGMASSLLGMLSLAFAPNLFIVLLSVLLIGIGSAIFHPEGSKVAFLASGSKRGLSQAIYQVGGNTGNSLAPIFTALIFVPLGQKGAAWFTILAAIGICVLIYVSTWYRNKLKENPFKLKSKGQPSNEPIKITSAVKFAIILLVFITFARSWYSAGIGNYYQFYLIKSYGLSIKSTQLYLFIFMIAGVIGTFIGGTLADRFGKRNMILFSLVGTFPLALLLPHISLLAVIPILFLIGIISSSSFSVIVVYAQELVPGKVGLVSGLIVGLAFGMGALGAVLLGVIADATSLNFVMNLCSFLPLLGLVAFMLPNDRKKSA from the coding sequence ATGCAACCCGCAGTTAATACAAAGGTTATTAATCAGTCAACAATGTATCAAATTTTATTTGCAATCAGTTTAGGCCATTTATTGAATGATTCTATGCAAGCAGTTGTACCAGCCATATTTCCAATTTTAGAAAAGACAATGAATTTAACTTATACAGAAATTGGATTCATAGCCTTTGCGCTAAATATGACTTCCTCTGTAATGCAACCTGTTTTTGGGATTTTTTCCGATCGAAAGCCTTCACCATTTCTCCTACCGATTGGAATGGCATCTAGTCTATTAGGAATGCTTTCCTTAGCATTTGCACCTAATTTATTTATTGTCTTATTATCAGTTCTATTAATTGGTATAGGTTCTGCCATCTTCCACCCAGAAGGCTCAAAAGTAGCCTTTTTAGCGTCTGGATCAAAAAGAGGACTCTCACAAGCTATCTACCAGGTAGGCGGAAATACTGGGAACTCACTGGCGCCAATCTTTACAGCGCTAATTTTCGTACCACTAGGACAAAAAGGTGCTGCATGGTTTACAATCTTAGCTGCTATAGGAATTTGTGTATTAATTTACGTATCTACATGGTATCGAAATAAACTGAAAGAAAATCCCTTTAAACTAAAAAGTAAAGGTCAGCCTTCAAATGAACCTATCAAAATAACATCAGCTGTCAAATTTGCAATTATACTGCTAGTATTTATTACATTTGCACGTTCGTGGTACTCAGCAGGCATAGGTAATTATTATCAGTTTTACTTAATTAAAAGTTATGGTTTATCGATTAAAAGTACACAGTTATATTTATTTATCTTTATGATTGCAGGCGTAATAGGTACTTTCATAGGCGGAACACTAGCTGATCGTTTCGGAAAACGGAATATGATTTTATTCTCATTAGTTGGTACATTTCCATTAGCCTTACTATTACCTCATATCTCTTTGCTAGCAGTTATTCCGATATTATTTTTAATTGGGATCATTAGTTCAAGTTCCTTTAGTGTAATTGTTGTTTACGCTCAAGAACTTGTTCCCGGAAAGGTTGGTTTAGTCAGTGGATTAATAGTTGGTTTAGCATTTGGAATGGGTGCTTTAGGAGCAGTATTATTAGGTGTAATTGCCGATGCAACTAGCTTAAATTTCGTAATGAATTTATGTAGCTTCTTACCACTATTAGGTTTAGTAGCTTTTATGCTGCCAAATGATCGAAAAAAATCAGCTTAA
- the katG gene encoding catalase/peroxidase HPI → MEMNDNSNIAKCPFNHGSTTTPKSAGTVNKDWWPNQLNLNILHQNDRKSNPMDEEFNYAEAFKKLDYQALKQDLHNLMTNSQDWWPADYGHYGPFFIRMAWHSAGTYRTGDGRGGGGTGTQRFAPLNSWPDNGNLDKARRLLWPIKQKYGNKISWADLFILTGNVAIESMGGKTFGFGGGREDVWHPEEDVYWGNETEWLGDKRYTGDRDLENPLAAVQMGLIYVNPEGPNGNPDPVASGRDIRETFARMGMNDEETVALIAGGHTFGKAHGAGDAAHVGPEPEAAPIHSQGLGWLSTHGTGKGRDTITSGIEGAWTANPTKWDNGYFDLLFKYQWWLTKSPAGAYQWLAVNPEEKDLAPDAEDPTVRVPTMMTTADMALRFDPEYEKISRRFHENPEEFADAFARAWFKLTHRDMGPRSRYLGPEVPEEVLIWQDPIPASEYEITDTDVEKIKLMILDTELTISELVNTAWASASTFRGSDMRGGANGARIRLHPQKNWEVNQPKQLAKVLNVLESVQNHLHKKVSMADLIVLGGSAAVEKAAQNAGFDVKVPFTPGRGDATQEQTDIESFAVLEPIADGFRNYQKKQYSVNSAELLVDKAQLLGLTAPEMTALIGGMRVLGTNYNGTQHGVFTDRVGTLTNDFFVNLLDMGIAWTPVDGDVFEGRDRKSGEIVRTATSVDLVFGSNSVLRAIVEVYAQDDNKEKFVRDFIAAWVKVMNADRFDLG, encoded by the coding sequence ATGGAAATGAATGACAATTCTAACATCGCAAAGTGCCCGTTTAATCACGGTAGCACCACTACTCCGAAATCAGCTGGAACAGTAAATAAAGACTGGTGGCCAAATCAGTTAAATTTGAACATTCTACATCAGAATGACAGAAAATCTAACCCTATGGATGAAGAATTTAATTATGCAGAAGCATTTAAAAAGTTAGACTATCAAGCGCTTAAACAGGATCTTCACAATCTCATGACAAACAGTCAAGATTGGTGGCCTGCAGATTATGGACATTATGGTCCATTCTTTATACGTATGGCATGGCACTCAGCAGGTACATATCGTACAGGGGATGGCCGTGGTGGAGGAGGAACTGGTACACAGCGTTTTGCTCCACTTAATAGTTGGCCTGACAACGGGAATCTCGATAAAGCCCGTCGATTGCTTTGGCCAATAAAGCAAAAGTATGGTAACAAAATTTCTTGGGCTGATTTATTTATATTAACAGGTAATGTTGCTATTGAATCAATGGGCGGAAAAACATTTGGTTTTGGAGGAGGACGTGAAGACGTTTGGCATCCAGAAGAAGACGTCTACTGGGGTAATGAAACCGAATGGCTAGGGGATAAGCGATACACTGGTGATCGTGACCTTGAGAATCCGCTGGCTGCAGTTCAGATGGGTCTTATCTATGTTAACCCAGAAGGACCAAATGGTAATCCAGATCCTGTAGCAAGTGGTCGTGACATACGTGAAACCTTTGCTCGTATGGGAATGAATGATGAAGAAACAGTTGCACTAATCGCTGGAGGACATACCTTTGGTAAAGCTCATGGCGCAGGAGATGCTGCTCATGTTGGTCCAGAACCAGAAGCAGCTCCGATTCATTCCCAAGGATTAGGCTGGCTAAGCACACATGGCACTGGTAAAGGTCGAGACACTATTACTAGTGGTATTGAAGGTGCGTGGACTGCGAATCCAACAAAATGGGATAATGGTTACTTTGACTTATTGTTTAAATATCAATGGTGGCTAACTAAGAGTCCAGCAGGTGCGTATCAGTGGCTAGCTGTAAATCCTGAAGAGAAGGATCTTGCTCCAGATGCAGAAGATCCAACCGTTCGTGTACCAACAATGATGACTACAGCTGATATGGCATTACGTTTTGATCCAGAATACGAAAAGATATCCCGTCGTTTCCATGAAAATCCAGAAGAATTTGCTGATGCATTTGCACGTGCGTGGTTTAAACTAACGCATAGGGATATGGGTCCTCGATCAAGATATCTAGGTCCAGAAGTCCCTGAAGAAGTTCTAATTTGGCAAGATCCTATACCTGCTTCAGAATATGAAATAACAGATACAGATGTTGAAAAAATCAAATTAATGATCTTAGATACAGAACTTACTATTAGCGAGTTAGTAAATACGGCTTGGGCTTCAGCAAGTACTTTCCGTGGCTCAGATATGCGTGGGGGTGCTAATGGAGCTCGAATTCGACTACATCCACAGAAGAATTGGGAAGTAAATCAGCCTAAACAACTTGCAAAGGTACTGAATGTATTAGAGAGTGTTCAAAACCATCTGCATAAGAAAGTCAGCATGGCGGACTTGATTGTACTTGGTGGTAGTGCCGCGGTAGAAAAAGCTGCACAAAATGCAGGTTTTGATGTAAAAGTTCCATTTACTCCAGGACGTGGTGATGCAACACAAGAGCAAACAGATATAGAAAGCTTTGCAGTACTAGAGCCAATCGCTGATGGATTCCGTAACTATCAAAAGAAACAGTATAGTGTAAATTCAGCAGAGCTGTTAGTAGATAAGGCACAATTGTTAGGTTTAACTGCCCCAGAAATGACTGCACTTATAGGCGGTATGCGCGTACTGGGTACAAACTATAATGGCACTCAACACGGTGTATTTACTGACCGAGTTGGTACACTTACTAATGACTTCTTTGTAAACTTGCTAGATATGGGAATAGCTTGGACACCTGTAGACGGAGACGTATTTGAAGGACGTGATCGCAAGTCAGGTGAGATAGTACGTACTGCAACTAGTGTTGACCTAGTGTTTGGTTCAAATTCAGTGCTACGTGCAATAGTAGAAGTGTATGCTCAAGATGATAACAAGGAGAAGTTTGTGCGTGACTTTATAGCTGCGTGGGTTAAGGTTATGAATGCAGATCGCTTCGACCTTGGATGA
- a CDS encoding DMT family transporter translates to MTNFMYIFCLMVWGLNFIAVKIQGTPVSLELSLSYRLVMTAFLFLVLVCFLKPNGRPSTKDLPFIIVFGVCNFALSYLCLYYATILSSAAIVTLIFSLKVILTPIALRVFLKEKLYFRVLIGGILGVFGVCVLIYPNLNDFQGLTDLKGIMIALLGTILTAVGDASSARNANRKINPIYSNAIGFTIAGVLMGVIVLFQGNKIILPTTVTYLSALLYLTLIASFMAWLFYLKLVEKIGGAKSGYMVALFPVIGGVASVLIGESTPSIYLVIGCLSSCIGAAIALGVRIRSQNNNLPVNTN, encoded by the coding sequence GTGACAAATTTTATGTACATATTTTGCTTAATGGTATGGGGGTTAAATTTTATTGCGGTAAAAATTCAAGGAACACCCGTCAGTTTGGAATTATCATTATCATATCGTTTAGTTATGACAGCTTTTTTATTTTTAGTTCTTGTGTGCTTCCTTAAACCCAATGGGAGACCAAGTACAAAAGATTTACCGTTTATTATAGTTTTTGGTGTATGTAACTTTGCATTAAGTTATCTGTGCCTTTATTACGCCACAATTTTGAGCTCTGCTGCCATTGTAACTTTAATCTTTTCGTTAAAAGTGATATTGACTCCGATTGCTCTCCGTGTTTTTTTAAAAGAGAAACTATATTTTCGCGTGTTAATTGGGGGAATTCTAGGAGTATTTGGAGTATGTGTCCTAATCTATCCAAACTTAAATGATTTTCAAGGACTTACTGATTTAAAAGGAATCATGATTGCTTTGTTAGGTACGATTCTAACAGCAGTTGGTGATGCAAGTTCTGCAAGAAATGCTAATAGAAAGATTAACCCTATCTATTCAAATGCTATTGGTTTTACAATTGCTGGTGTTTTAATGGGGGTAATTGTACTGTTCCAAGGAAATAAAATTATACTTCCAACAACAGTTACATATTTATCTGCTTTGCTATATTTAACATTGATTGCTTCTTTTATGGCTTGGCTATTTTATTTAAAACTTGTAGAAAAAATTGGAGGGGCAAAAAGTGGGTATATGGTAGCTCTATTCCCAGTAATTGGAGGGGTTGCTTCTGTTTTAATTGGTGAATCAACTCCATCAATTTATTTGGTAATAGGATGCCTTTCTAGCTGTATTGGAGCTGCAATTGCTTTAGGGGTTAGAATTCGAAGTCAGAATAATAATCTTCCTGTAAATACTAATTAA
- the qoxD gene encoding cytochrome aa3 quinol oxidase subunit IV: MSALFPKHQVVGFIQSLVLTIIALSVYYLNLPFNVSFIILIVTALLQGGLQLIVFMHMNENENKGVLYINLGYAVFIAVAIVFGTLWTLIWGM; encoded by the coding sequence ATGAGCGCATTATTCCCTAAGCATCAAGTGGTTGGCTTCATCCAATCACTTGTTCTAACAATCATAGCTTTAAGTGTCTATTATTTAAATTTACCGTTTAATGTATCATTTATTATTTTAATTGTAACTGCATTATTACAAGGCGGTCTTCAGTTAATTGTTTTCATGCATATGAATGAAAATGAAAATAAAGGAGTATTATATATCAATTTAGGTTACGCAGTATTTATTGCAGTAGCAATTGTTTTCGGTACTCTTTGGACATTAATTTGGGGTATGTAA
- a CDS encoding cytochrome c oxidase subunit 3 — MSSRPLYSLGEESSNKILGFWIFLGAEIALFGTLFAVYFTLANNTGSAPTQKELFEMKGVMIETFALLTSSFTIGLVVNAIKLNHKKAFISFLVLTLALGAVFLGVEITEFFTYVHEGATIQSSGALSALFVLLGTHGAHVSFGMLWGIAILIQVSREGITETTANKTFIYSLYWHFLDVVWIFIFSFVYVKGLIG, encoded by the coding sequence ATGAGCAGCAGGCCTCTGTATAGTCTAGGTGAAGAGAGTTCTAATAAAATTTTAGGCTTCTGGATATTTTTAGGAGCCGAGATTGCATTATTCGGAACATTGTTCGCAGTTTACTTCACTTTAGCAAATAACACTGGTTCAGCACCTACTCAAAAAGAATTATTTGAGATGAAAGGTGTAATGATAGAAACATTTGCCCTATTAACAAGTAGTTTTACGATTGGTTTAGTCGTAAACGCAATAAAATTAAATCACAAAAAAGCTTTTATAAGCTTCCTTGTATTAACACTAGCTTTAGGAGCAGTCTTCCTAGGAGTAGAAATTACAGAGTTCTTTACTTATGTTCATGAAGGTGCAACAATCCAAAGTAGTGGTGCTTTATCAGCATTATTTGTATTATTAGGTACTCACGGAGCCCACGTATCATTCGGTATGTTATGGGGGATTGCAATCTTAATTCAAGTTTCTCGTGAGGGGATTACTGAAACTACAGCAAACAAAACATTTATTTATTCATTATACTGGCACTTCTTAGACGTAGTATGGATCTTTATCTTTAGTTTTGTTTACGTGAAAGGACTGATTGGATGA
- the qoxB gene encoding cytochrome aa3 quinol oxidase subunit I, translating into MGYKWDHFFVTGEPMIYGAMVSIVVVSLAIVIGLTKFKKWGYLWKEWLTTVDHKRIGVMYILCALLMLFRGGVDALLMRAQLAGPDLKILDAQHYNEIFTTHGLIMILFMAMPFIIGLMNIVIPLQIGARDVAFPYLNAVSFWLFFAGAMLLNLSFVIGGSPDAGWTAYFPLASKEFSPGVGNNYYAISLQIAGLGTLMTGINFIVTILKMRAPGLKLMKLPMFTWSILITNVIIVFAFPVLTVALALMMFDREFGTQFFTMAHGNDMLWANLFWIWGHPEVYIVILPAFGIYSEIIATFSRKNLYGYKSMVVSMIAISALSFLVWVHHFYTMGQGSVVNGFFSITTMAISIPTGVKIFNWLFTLRKGKIEFTVPMLYSLAFIPIFTIGGVTGVMLAMASADYQYHNTMFLVAHFHYVLIPGTVFAVIAGFYYWFPKVFGFKLDEKIGKITFWTIIVSFNVTFFPLFLLGLKGMTRRTYTYSAESGFGPLNMIATIGAVGLAIGFCLLVYNIYYSVRYAPRETTGDPWNARTLEWATSSPIAPYNFAVIPKVDSLDPFWKAKKEGKSLLEGEITDIHMPSNSGIPFILGAAFMAFGFFLIFEWWVPMIVFAVPIALCLIARSFQRDHGFHIHKEEIIETEKKLRGDHYEQQASV; encoded by the coding sequence ATGGGTTATAAATGGGATCACTTTTTTGTAACAGGTGAACCAATGATCTATGGCGCAATGGTGAGTATCGTTGTTGTATCACTTGCTATTGTAATTGGTTTAACCAAATTTAAAAAATGGGGTTACTTATGGAAAGAATGGTTAACGACTGTTGACCATAAACGTATCGGTGTTATGTATATTCTGTGTGCATTATTAATGCTATTCCGTGGTGGAGTAGATGCGTTATTAATGAGAGCACAGTTAGCAGGACCAGATTTAAAAATATTAGATGCACAACATTATAATGAAATTTTTACAACTCACGGCTTAATTATGATTCTGTTCATGGCGATGCCTTTCATTATTGGATTAATGAACATCGTTATTCCTTTACAAATCGGAGCACGTGACGTTGCTTTCCCTTACTTAAATGCAGTTAGTTTCTGGTTATTCTTTGCAGGTGCAATGCTTTTAAACTTAAGCTTTGTTATCGGTGGATCACCTGATGCTGGTTGGACAGCTTACTTCCCACTAGCTAGTAAGGAATTTAGCCCAGGCGTTGGGAATAACTATTACGCAATTTCGCTTCAAATCGCTGGTCTTGGTACTTTAATGACTGGTATTAACTTTATCGTTACAATTTTAAAAATGCGTGCTCCAGGCTTGAAATTAATGAAATTGCCAATGTTTACATGGAGTATTTTAATTACAAACGTTATTATCGTATTTGCATTCCCAGTATTAACTGTAGCTTTAGCATTAATGATGTTCGATCGTGAGTTTGGTACTCAATTCTTTACGATGGCACATGGTAATGATATGCTTTGGGCGAACTTGTTCTGGATTTGGGGACATCCTGAAGTTTACATCGTTATTCTTCCAGCATTCGGTATATACAGTGAAATTATAGCTACTTTCTCAAGAAAGAATTTATACGGATATAAGAGCATGGTTGTTAGTATGATCGCCATTTCTGCTCTAAGTTTCCTTGTTTGGGTTCACCATTTCTATACGATGGGTCAAGGCTCTGTTGTAAATGGCTTCTTTAGTATTACAACAATGGCAATTAGTATACCAACCGGTGTTAAAATATTTAACTGGTTGTTTACTTTAAGAAAAGGTAAAATCGAATTTACCGTTCCAATGTTGTACTCACTAGCATTTATTCCAATCTTTACAATCGGTGGGGTTACAGGTGTAATGCTAGCTATGGCAAGTGCTGACTACCAATATCATAATACGATGTTCTTGGTTGCTCACTTCCATTATGTATTAATTCCAGGTACTGTTTTTGCGGTAATCGCAGGATTCTACTATTGGTTCCCTAAAGTATTTGGTTTCAAATTAGATGAAAAAATTGGTAAGATTACGTTCTGGACAATTATCGTTAGCTTTAACGTAACATTCTTCCCATTATTCTTATTAGGATTAAAAGGGATGACTCGTCGTACTTATACTTATAGTGCAGAGTCAGGTTTCGGACCATTAAATATGATTGCTACAATTGGAGCTGTAGGGTTAGCAATCGGATTCTGTTTACTTGTTTACAATATTTATTACAGTGTACGTTACGCACCAAGAGAAACAACTGGTGATCCATGGAATGCAAGAACATTAGAGTGGGCTACAAGCAGTCCAATTGCTCCTTACAATTTCGCAGTTATTCCAAAAGTTGATTCTTTAGATCCATTCTGGAAAGCTAAAAAAGAAGGTAAATCATTACTTGAAGGTGAGATTACAGATATTCATATGCCAAGTAATAGTGGTATACCATTCATTTTAGGTGCAGCATTTATGGCATTTGGTTTCTTCTTAATATTTGAATGGTGGGTTCCAATGATTGTATTTGCAGTTCCTATCGCACTTTGCTTAATCGCACGTTCTTTCCAACGCGATCATGGCTTCCATATTCATAAAGAAGAAATTATCGAAACAGAGAAAAAATTACGAGGTGATCACTATGAGCAGCAGGCCTCTGTATAG